In Natronoarchaeum philippinense, a single window of DNA contains:
- a CDS encoding zinc ribbon domain-containing protein: protein MQQSSSQKRPWLAALLGVLAVGFGHFYIRRWRRALGWLLATVSVTTLFVDPAALEAFATFSAVDPMALAPTAFVAVLSVVDAYVLAQAQNAAARMTPDENGELTHCPHCGKELDDDLEFCQWCTTPLDEFQGGQQIDDRDSP, encoded by the coding sequence GTGCAACAGTCGAGTTCACAGAAACGGCCGTGGCTCGCGGCGCTGCTGGGAGTGCTCGCCGTCGGCTTCGGCCACTTCTACATTCGGCGGTGGCGGCGCGCTCTCGGCTGGCTGCTGGCCACCGTAAGCGTGACCACGCTGTTCGTCGACCCGGCGGCGCTCGAAGCGTTTGCGACCTTTTCGGCCGTCGATCCGATGGCGCTCGCCCCGACCGCGTTCGTGGCGGTGCTCAGCGTCGTCGACGCGTACGTCCTCGCGCAGGCCCAAAACGCCGCCGCCCGGATGACGCCCGACGAAAACGGTGAGTTGACCCACTGTCCCCACTGCGGGAAGGAACTCGACGACGACTTAGAGTTCTGTCAGTGGTGTACGACTCCGCTCGACGAGTTCCAAGGCGGGCAGCAGATCGACGACCGCGACTCGCCCTGA
- a CDS encoding TetR/AcrR family transcriptional regulator, which yields MANPPDRSFSDPDEEIMHATYRALREHGYADLTIKRIAEEYGKSTAAVHYHYDTKDDLLAAFLDFVLEQFVDTIHEVERTDPEQRLTLLLDQLLVEVEEHQDLLVAILEMRSQAPYKEAFADRFEQNDEYVQYMLRTVIDDGISQGVFADVDAEHTAAALMTIVDGARTRAVVLDDADALATARQTAEEYVQSVLLPEE from the coding sequence ATGGCCAACCCGCCGGATCGCTCGTTTTCCGACCCCGACGAGGAGATCATGCACGCGACCTATCGTGCGCTCCGCGAACACGGGTACGCCGATCTGACTATCAAACGTATCGCCGAGGAGTACGGAAAATCGACCGCCGCAGTACACTACCACTACGACACGAAAGACGATCTGCTGGCGGCATTTTTAGACTTCGTCCTCGAACAGTTCGTCGACACGATCCACGAGGTCGAACGGACCGACCCCGAACAGCGCCTGACGTTGTTGCTCGATCAGTTGCTCGTCGAGGTCGAGGAGCATCAGGATCTGCTGGTCGCCATCCTCGAAATGCGCAGTCAGGCCCCGTACAAGGAGGCGTTCGCCGACCGGTTCGAGCAGAACGACGAGTACGTCCAGTACATGCTCAGAACCGTGATCGACGACGGCATCTCGCAGGGCGTGTTCGCCGATGTCGATGCCGAACACACCGCCGCGGCGCTGATGACGATCGTCGACGGCGCTCGCACACGGGCGGTCGTGCTCGACGATGCCGACGCACTGGCGACCGCGAGACAGACTGCAGAAGAGTACGTTCAGTCAGTGCTGTTGCCCGAGGAGTGA
- a CDS encoding TetR/AcrR family transcriptional regulator, producing MDDTPADDILEATYHALCKHGYADLTLQQIAAESERSKSSIHYHYDSKDELFVAFLDFLYERRASQLASVDGDTPRERLASLLDALLSFEETAADGEFQTAMLEVAAQAPYDDAIRRRIAEFDQYLFETVREIIEDGVETGEFDTDLEPAVAADLLTTTVRGAHTRRVAVDHPTDRLHETMDQFVEDHLVAAGAVEEVRG from the coding sequence ATGGACGACACACCGGCCGACGATATTCTGGAAGCGACCTATCACGCGCTGTGCAAGCACGGATACGCGGATCTCACGTTACAGCAGATCGCCGCCGAGTCCGAGCGGAGCAAGTCCTCGATCCACTACCACTACGACAGCAAAGACGAGCTGTTCGTCGCGTTTCTCGATTTTCTCTACGAACGGCGCGCGTCCCAACTCGCGTCGGTCGACGGTGACACGCCCCGCGAACGGTTGGCGTCGCTGCTCGACGCGCTGTTGTCCTTCGAGGAGACGGCAGCCGACGGCGAGTTCCAGACCGCGATGCTCGAAGTCGCCGCGCAGGCTCCCTACGACGACGCGATCCGGCGGCGGATCGCCGAGTTCGATCAGTATCTCTTCGAGACCGTTCGAGAGATCATCGAGGACGGCGTCGAGACAGGGGAGTTCGACACCGACCTCGAGCCGGCCGTCGCCGCGGACCTTCTGACGACGACAGTTCGGGGCGCTCACACGCGACGCGTCGCGGTCGATCACCCGACTGATCGCCTGCACGAGACGATGGATCAGTTCGTCGAGGATCATCTCGTCGCAGCCGGTGCAGTCGAGGAGGTCCGCGGATGA
- a CDS encoding MATE family efflux transporter → MSVLDRVSALFKGPEEFDLTSGGIGKPLFFLAMPIVVTNLFQTAYNLADTFWLGQYSTDALAAISFAFPMVFLLISFGMGISVAGSVLVAQYTGSDDPAEAEYAASQTVTFALLVSLLLGGLGYFAIEHFLDLMGASADVLPLATEYMEVISLGLMAMFGFAVFIALMRGYGDTITPMLVMFGSVVLNIVLDPFLIFGWGPFPELGIQGAAVATVFSRALALVVGLAIMFRGVRGVQINLRDMAPDMVYLRRLVAIGLPASVEGMGRALSMNLLLFIVAMFSDPVVAAYGIGTRVFSVIVLPAIAVARGVETMTGQNIGAGKPDRAAKAAKLASQFLFGLLTIVGIVVFVFPEPIVSAFVGADQVNADKVVDIGAQFLRYVALTFGFIGITRAYTGSFRGAGKTLTAAAISVLMLGIVRFPIAWVAAGQIGEAGIWLSFAISNVIGAVVAYVWYQRGTWRDGDLTGPDIDIDDEAVDATATDD, encoded by the coding sequence ATGAGCGTGCTCGACCGCGTCAGCGCGCTGTTTAAGGGACCCGAGGAGTTCGATCTCACCTCCGGCGGCATCGGGAAGCCGCTGTTTTTCCTGGCGATGCCGATCGTCGTGACGAACCTGTTCCAGACGGCGTACAACCTCGCCGACACGTTCTGGCTGGGCCAGTACAGCACCGACGCGCTGGCGGCGATCAGCTTCGCGTTCCCGATGGTGTTCCTGCTGATCTCCTTTGGCATGGGCATCTCGGTCGCCGGGAGCGTGTTGGTCGCCCAGTACACCGGCTCGGACGATCCGGCCGAAGCCGAGTACGCGGCGTCACAGACCGTGACGTTCGCGCTGCTGGTTTCCTTACTGCTGGGCGGTCTCGGCTACTTCGCCATCGAACACTTCCTCGACCTGATGGGCGCCTCTGCAGACGTGCTCCCGCTGGCGACGGAGTACATGGAAGTGATCTCGCTCGGCCTGATGGCCATGTTCGGCTTCGCCGTGTTCATCGCGCTGATGCGTGGCTACGGCGACACGATCACGCCGATGCTGGTGATGTTCGGCTCGGTCGTGCTCAACATCGTTCTGGATCCGTTCCTCATCTTCGGCTGGGGACCGTTCCCCGAACTCGGCATTCAGGGCGCCGCCGTCGCCACGGTGTTTTCCCGCGCGCTGGCGCTCGTCGTCGGCCTTGCGATCATGTTCCGGGGCGTGCGCGGTGTCCAGATCAACCTCCGGGACATGGCGCCGGATATGGTCTACCTGCGGCGCCTCGTCGCGATCGGCCTGCCGGCCTCAGTCGAGGGGATGGGTCGGGCGCTGTCGATGAACCTGCTGTTGTTCATCGTGGCGATGTTCTCCGACCCGGTCGTGGCTGCCTACGGCATCGGGACGCGGGTGTTTTCCGTGATCGTGCTCCCGGCGATTGCGGTCGCCCGCGGCGTCGAGACGATGACCGGCCAGAACATCGGCGCCGGCAAGCCGGACAGAGCCGCGAAAGCCGCGAAGCTGGCCTCCCAGTTCCTGTTCGGCCTCCTCACGATCGTCGGCATCGTCGTGTTCGTGTTCCCCGAGCCGATCGTCTCGGCGTTCGTCGGCGCCGATCAGGTAAACGCCGACAAGGTCGTCGACATCGGCGCCCAGTTCCTGCGCTACGTCGCCTTGACGTTCGGCTTCATCGGCATCACGCGGGCCTACACCGGGAGCTTCCGCGGCGCAGGGAAGACGCTGACCGCCGCCGCAATCTCCGTGTTGATGCTCGGTATCGTCCGGTTCCCGATCGCGTGGGTCGCGGCCGGCCAAATCGGCGAAGCCGGGATCTGGCTATCCTTTGCGATCTCGAACGTCATCGGCGCGGTCGTCGCCTACGTCTGGTATCAACGCGGCACGTGGCGGGACGGCGACCTCACGGGTCCCGACATCGACATCGACGACGAGGCCGTCGACGCCACAGCCACTGACGATTAG
- a CDS encoding polyprenyl synthetase: MTGQLTRDERSAELDRRVTTAVDADGTDCLDPGSLPSADDRWYGRLLALSYDAVAPTPDRTVTLTAGTAIELLREYWLVREQLIDTDDAAASRRELTTRLLASDYRYTSAYSTLGDLQTERLTECFEVFSAVSESLIETLGTPSPDHSDPDEVRFAERTAGALGRGAASIGAILADADERQRDRLETLGSGVATARAVRAAIDGDGATAATDGTDTRALRRYANRRLQAAQRALEELSESATTASLKGLLDDAPASEA, encoded by the coding sequence ATGACCGGGCAACTCACTCGCGACGAGCGCAGCGCCGAACTGGACCGACGAGTCACAACCGCCGTCGACGCCGACGGGACGGACTGTCTCGATCCCGGTTCGCTCCCGAGCGCCGACGACCGATGGTACGGCCGGTTGCTCGCGCTGTCGTACGACGCGGTCGCACCGACCCCGGATCGAACAGTCACGCTCACCGCGGGGACTGCGATCGAACTGCTCCGGGAGTACTGGCTGGTACGCGAGCAGTTGATCGACACCGATGACGCCGCGGCGTCGCGCCGCGAACTCACGACGCGCCTGCTGGCCTCGGACTATCGCTACACCTCGGCGTACTCGACGCTCGGTGATCTCCAGACCGAGCGGCTGACCGAGTGCTTCGAGGTGTTTTCGGCAGTGTCAGAGTCGCTTATCGAGACGCTCGGGACACCCTCGCCGGACCACTCCGATCCGGACGAGGTCCGGTTCGCCGAGCGGACGGCGGGCGCGCTCGGCCGGGGAGCGGCGTCGATCGGCGCCATCCTCGCCGACGCTGACGAGCGCCAACGGGACCGCTTGGAGACGCTCGGCAGCGGCGTAGCCACGGCCCGCGCAGTGCGGGCAGCGATCGACGGTGACGGCGCGACGGCCGCGACCGATGGCACCGACACGCGGGCACTCCGACGCTACGCGAACCGGCGGCTGCAGGCTGCACAGCGGGCGCTCGAAGAACTCTCGGAAAGCGCGACGACGGCGTCGCTCAAAGGGCTTCTCGACGACGCCCCGGCGTCCGAGGCGTAG
- a CDS encoding DUF7120 family protein produces the protein MPNIEVSLPDRVDTEIDRLVDQGEFLNREQAVEELLSMGMSAYESSPETSSQDDEWVMQNVEDQQDPALQNDVDEDGRMF, from the coding sequence ATGCCCAACATTGAGGTTTCACTGCCGGACCGCGTCGACACCGAGATCGACCGCCTCGTCGATCAGGGCGAGTTCCTCAACCGCGAGCAGGCCGTCGAGGAGCTCCTGTCGATGGGGATGTCGGCCTACGAATCGTCGCCCGAAACGTCCAGTCAGGACGACGAGTGGGTGATGCAAAACGTCGAAGATCAGCAGGACCCCGCCCTGCAAAACGACGTCGACGAAGACGGCCGGATGTTCTAG
- a CDS encoding SprT-like domain-containing protein: MPRDDHDRQRTPDADPDAPRTESELLDRARRYAATVDLDVDLDAVSWDVSRRAKRRAGACVYRRTEDAVTIRLTWAAYRSLGWATFTDVIRHELVHAWEFLTFGESGHGERFRAQADAVDASRYCPSFAVPRLQLCCTTTGCAWTADRHKASKTVREPDAYRCGDCGSRYVVEHVETGERWRTAAGYEGARERIGSAW, from the coding sequence ATGCCACGAGACGACCACGACCGCCAGCGGACACCGGACGCAGATCCGGACGCGCCCCGAACCGAGTCCGAACTGCTCGATCGCGCTCGCCGGTACGCCGCGACGGTCGACCTCGATGTCGATCTGGACGCCGTCTCGTGGGACGTGTCCCGCCGCGCGAAGCGTCGAGCGGGCGCCTGTGTCTACCGCCGTACTGAGGACGCGGTGACGATCCGACTGACGTGGGCGGCGTATCGATCGCTCGGCTGGGCAACCTTTACCGACGTGATCCGGCACGAACTCGTCCACGCGTGGGAGTTTCTGACATTCGGGGAGTCGGGCCATGGCGAGCGATTCCGAGCGCAGGCCGACGCCGTCGACGCCTCGCGATACTGTCCGTCGTTTGCGGTGCCGCGGCTGCAACTGTGCTGTACGACGACGGGCTGTGCGTGGACGGCAGACCGACACAAGGCGTCGAAGACGGTCCGCGAGCCGGACGCGTATCGCTGTGGGGACTGTGGGTCGCGGTACGTCGTCGAGCACGTCGAGACGGGCGAGCGCTGGCGGACGGCCGCGGGCTACGAGGGCGCACGCGAGCGGATCGGCTCGGCGTGGTGA
- a CDS encoding sodium:calcium antiporter: MVLGGMLPDAPIVHVLIVVVATAFIWLGSGWLEESADHLSSYYGLPAVVQGSIVVAIGSSFPELASVVVTALGDTFDMGVGAIVGSAIFNILVIPALSGLAADGDLETNRTIVYKEAQFYMIAVSAVVVTFALAVIYVPVANGPELAGTLTRPLAMIPLLLYGLYLFIQWQDVSDHDAGDVPGGIAVGREWGRLAAGLAVILLAVELLVGSVESLGTTFGIPEFLAGVTIVAAATSLPDALVSVRSAQADKSVTSLGNVLGSNTFDLLVAIPIGVLIVGSVPIDFATAVPMLGVLTLATVLLFSFLRTDLRVTQLESYVLLAAYALFVAWIVAETVGATHLIKGA; the protein is encoded by the coding sequence ATGGTCCTCGGAGGGATGCTCCCCGACGCGCCGATCGTCCACGTACTGATCGTCGTCGTTGCCACCGCGTTCATCTGGCTCGGCAGTGGCTGGCTCGAAGAGTCGGCCGATCATCTCTCGTCGTACTACGGCCTGCCGGCGGTCGTGCAGGGCTCGATCGTCGTCGCGATCGGATCGAGCTTTCCAGAACTGGCCAGCGTCGTGGTGACGGCGCTCGGCGACACGTTCGACATGGGCGTCGGCGCCATCGTCGGCTCGGCGATCTTCAACATCCTCGTCATCCCCGCGCTGTCGGGGCTGGCGGCGGACGGCGATCTGGAGACGAATCGCACCATCGTCTACAAGGAAGCCCAATTTTACATGATCGCCGTCTCAGCGGTCGTCGTCACGTTCGCGCTGGCGGTGATCTACGTCCCCGTCGCCAACGGCCCGGAACTCGCCGGGACCCTCACGCGCCCGCTGGCGATGATCCCGCTGCTGTTGTACGGGCTGTACCTGTTCATCCAGTGGCAGGATGTGAGCGATCACGACGCCGGGGACGTGCCTGGCGGCATCGCAGTCGGCCGGGAGTGGGGCCGGCTCGCGGCCGGACTGGCCGTCATCCTGCTCGCCGTCGAGTTGTTGGTCGGCAGCGTCGAGTCGCTGGGCACCACCTTCGGCATCCCCGAATTCCTCGCCGGCGTCACCATCGTCGCGGCGGCGACGAGTCTGCCCGACGCGCTGGTCAGCGTACGCTCGGCACAGGCCGACAAGAGCGTCACGAGCCTCGGAAACGTGCTCGGCTCGAACACGTTCGACCTGCTGGTCGCCATTCCGATCGGCGTGCTGATCGTCGGCAGTGTCCCGATCGATTTCGCCACCGCCGTCCCGATGCTCGGCGTCCTCACGCTTGCGACGGTGCTTTTGTTCTCGTTCCTGCGGACCGACCTCCGCGTCACGCAGCTCGAATCGTACGTCCTGCTGGCCGCCTACGCGCTGTTCGTCGCCTGGATCGTCGCCGAGACTGTCGGTGCGACCCACCTCATCAAGGGTGCGTGA